The Pseudomonas viciae genomic interval GCTCAAGCTCCAGATGTTCGACACAGTCCTCAACGGGCTCGGCGGCGCCCTGAATGCGCCCGACATGACCGAAGCCAAATTCATTGGGCGTGTCGAAACCCGCCAGGCGCTGTTGCCAGAACGCCTGATGATCTTCCGGCTTCTGGGTTTCCAGCCAACGAATGAAATCACGGTACGGACGCGGTGCCGGCAAATTCAGCCGACGACCTTCCTGGGCGGCGCGGTAGCCGTTGAGGAAGTCCATCATGATGATCGAGAAGCACCAGGCGTCCATCAGGATGTGGTGATAGCTGCGCACGAACTGGTAGGTGTCGGGCGCCAACTTGTAGAGCCTGACGCGCATCAGGGGCGCCTTGGTAAAGTCCAGCCCCTGGGTGCGTTCGTCGCTGAGCAATTGCTCCAGGCGATCCTGCTGCTCGCCTTCGCTTAGATGCGACCAGTCCTCGTAGGTGATCGGTAATTCGACCTGCTTGTGCACCACCTGCATCGGACGCTTTTGCTGTTTCCAGACAAAGGAGGTGCGCAGCAACTCGTGGCGCTCCACCACCTGCGCCCAGGCCTGACGGAACGCCGCCAGATCGAGATTCGGCATGACCATGACATGACGGTATTGCAGCAGATACATACCCTTGCCCGGGTGCAGCAGACTGTGGAACAACAGTCCTTGCTGCATGGGAGCCAGCGGATAAATCGCTTCGATGTTGCGCGAAAGTGCTTTGACCTTGTCGTTCATGCTGACGGTATCCGAACCTGTAATGTATGGGGACGCAGGGGTAATCACTGCTCGAGTTGTTCGAGCAGCCCCAGGAATTCATCGTCGGACAAGCCGGAGTCAGCGAAGTCCGAAGCCGTGGCGCGACCCACCGTGGGCGCCAGGCAGTGCTCCAGCAAGGCCGCAATGCGCTGCTGGAACTGCTGCGCCAACTCGCGGACCAACGCTGGCTCGTGGACCTGCGGGTCATAACGCCATTCGATATGCAGCCGACCTTCGTTCACCAGCGCGGTGACATCCAGCAAATGCGTGCGGCGGGTGCTGTCGGCGCGCATGCCAGGACAGATCGGCCGAGCCAATCGCCAAAGGCTGGACGCCTCGAGCCATTGGTCGACCCGCCCCAGGTAGTTGAACGTCAACAGCGAGGCCGCCCCCAGGCCGTGGGCAGGATCGAGGCGCAGCAGACCGTAACCCATGCCTTGTTCAGGTACGCGACGCAGGGCTTCCTTGGCCGCGATGATCGAATGTTCGAGATCCCATGAGGTATCGACGGCCAGCGGATAACGGCTGGTGTGCCAACCGATCGAACGGGACAGATCAGGGCCCTGCTCCCAACCGCTGCGACCGTGGCTTTCCAGTTCCAGGGTGACTCGCTCCCGTCCCTGCCACTGCCCCACGGCTCCCGCCAGCGCGGCCACCAACAGATCCTGGACCTGGGTGCCGTAAGCGCCATGACAATCGCCCAACAGCAACTGCGTCTGCTCAACCGACAGTTGCGCGTCCAGCGTCCGGCTCTCACCGTACAAACTGACCTGTTCAGGCACCACGCCCTCAGCGGCCAGTTGCTGATGCCAGAAATCCACCTGAGCCAACACATCAGGCTCACCACGGTGGCGCTGCAACGCTTCGCTCCACACATGGAAACCTGCCGTGACGGCGGGCAGAACCACGCCAGGTTGCAGGTACAGGCTTTCCAGTTCGTGCAACAGCACCTGCCACGACACCGCATCGACCAACAGGTGATGGGCCGTGCAGAGCAGCTCCCGGGTTTGGGCGAAGTACACCCAGCGGATCAGCGGAGCCTGGGCCAGGTTCCAGCCCTGCTGCGAGCGTTGCAGCAAGGCTTCGGTCAAGGGTTCTTCCACCACCTGGAACAGCGCTTCGACCTGGCCTTGGGAAAAGGCTTGATAACGTTGTTGCCAGCCATTCGCAGAGGCTTCAAAGGTCAGGCGCAAGCTGGCATGACGTTCAAGCAAAGAGCCTAGAGCCCGGGTAAACCGGCCCTGATCCAGTGGTTCGTCCAGGGCCAGCAACAGCGACTGGTTCCAGTGTTCGGCCAGGTTCTGCTGCTGGGCAAAAAACCAATCCTGGATCGGCGTCAAGGCGAACGCCGTGGTGGGCTCAGGCCCGTCGCTGGCAGGCTGCGCATTCATCGCGCCAAGGTCCACCACCTGCTCGGCCCAGCCACGCACGGTGGGGTATTCGAAAATCTGCTTGGGCTTGAGCTGCAGGCCCTGCTGCTTGGCCCGGGCGATGATCTGCAAACTCAGAATCGAGTCGCCGCCGACCGCGAAGAAATTGTCATCGGCCCGCAGATCCGGGTTGTTGAGAATCTCCCGGGCGATTTCGAGCAGGTGCTGCTCCAGGGTGCGCTGTGGTGTCTGCACCACTCGAGCCAAGGCACGCACGGTTTGCTCGGCAAACAATTGCTTGGGCGTCATCAGAATCTGTTGCTGGCGCGCCAGGGCGATGATTTGCAGGCCGAGAATGGAATCGCCACCCAGGGCGAAGAAGTTGTCATCAGGCCCCACCTCGGGGTTGCCGAGCATCGCCCGCCAGATGTCCAGCAACGCGGCTTCCACGACGTTCAACGGCTGATCGCTCGACAGCTCCGCCCCCTGGGCGGGAGCCGGCGTTTGCTCGGCCAGGCGCAACAACGCCTGGCGATCGACCTTACCGTTGGGCAGCAAGGCGAAACCGTCGAGACAATGCCACTGGGCCGGCTGCATGTAGTCCGGCAATTGCAGCTGCAGAGCCGCCTGGATGTCGGCCAGTGCGGCCGACGGCGCGACCAGGAAGGCGACCAGTCGATTGCCCGACAGCGGCGTCGGACTGTTCAGCACCCTGACGTCGCTGACCTGCGGCATGGCGCGCAACTGCGCCGCGACTTCCGCCGGCTCAACCCGGTAGCCCCTGATCTTGACCTGCTCATCGAGGCGGCCGAGAAACTCCACCTGCCCCTGGTGATTGAGCCGCACGCGGTCGCCGGTGCGATAACCGTGCTCACCAAAGCGTGCGTGATCGGCATCCGAGGCACTGAGATAACCCTGCGCGACGGTTGCCCCTTGAACGTACAGTTCGCCGCTGACACCGATCGGCAACAGAGCGCCGTCAGGTGAGCGCACGCTGACCTGGACATTGGCCAGTGGCCGGCCCAACGGCGCCGCGCCGCTGGCATCGACCTCGTGGGTCAACACCCCGACGGTGGTTTCGCTCGGGCCATAGTGGTTGACGATGCGCAGATCGGCTTTCAATGCGCGCAAGCGCGTCACCAGATCGTGGCCCAAGGCTTCGCCACCGGTGACCAGGCATTGACGCGGCAACAACCGCTGCGGGTCTTTGGCGATCAACAAGGCGTTGAGGTGCGACGGCACGATTTTCAACAGGTCGACGGGCTGGCGCTCAAGCACGGCTGCCAGTTCCTCGGCGTCGAAGGCCAACTCCTCGGCCAGCAGGCGCAGACAGCGGCCGCTCAGCAGTGCGCCGAACAAGGCGGTATGACCCAGGTCGGTCGCACAACTGGCCAGACTCGCCAGGCTCGCATCGGCCGGCAGATTCAGGCGCTCAAGGCTTCCACTCACGTAATGAATCAGATTGCCCTGGCTGACCTTCACGCCCTTTGGCCGACCACTGGAGCCTGAGGTGTACACCACGTAAGCCGCAAGATCAGCCGCCAGGGCCGCTCGCAAGGGTGACTCACTGGACAAGGGCGCAGGCGGCAACGCCAACCACCGAACCTGCTCAGGCAACCACTCGGGGCGCGCGCCCTCACTGATCCACACCTTGGGCATCGCATCCTGACAGATAGCCTGCAAACGCGACGGCGGCCACTGCGGATCGAGGGCCAGGTAGGTCGCGCTGCACTGCCACGTCGCGAGCATATGCATCACCAGCTCACGACTGCGCGGCAGGCACAAGGCGATGCGTTCACCGGCCAGGCTCGAACCCTCCTGCAAGCGTTCGCCACGGGCGACCACAGCACGCCCCAGTTCGGCATAGCTGAGCGTACCCTGCTCATCCTCAAGAGCAATCGAGCGAGGCTTGAGTTCACACTGCTCAGTGAACGACTGCCAGGCGTTGCTGACGGCGACCGGCGCATCCTCCCCTTTCAAGAATGACTGCTGCTCGGGCACCAACCAATCGAGTTCGGCAAACGGCACTTGGGGTTGTTCGAGCACCGCCAGAGCCAGGGCGACGAACTGATCCCGATAGCGCTCGATCGTTTCATGGCGGTACAACGCCTTGCTGTAACGCCAACGGCAGAGGAACCCCTCTTCTTCGTCGATGATCACCATGTTCAGCTCGTGGGCCGCGCCGCGCTGCTCCGACAGCAAGCGGTCAACGTACTGCTCGAAAGGCGCGATGCGTTCCTTGTTCAGCGTGAACATATGCTGGAACAGCGGCGCCCTGCCCACCTGGCGCGGTAAATCCAACTGTTTGACCAGGCGCGAGAATGGATAGTGGCGGTGCTGCAAGGCCTGTTTGACGGTAGCGTCTACCTGCCTTGCCCAGTCGCCACTGGACAGATCCCGACGCAGACGGCAGCGGATCGGCAGCGGATTGACCAGATAACCCGGCAGATTGACGTGCTCGCGGCGCAAGCGCCAACCGCTGGGCGTTCCGAGGACGAAATCGTCCTGGCCTGACAGTACGCCGAGAAACTGCTGGAACAGTGAGAACCACAGCACATACGGCGTCACCCCCAACTCTCGGGCGACGGCGCGAAACCGTGCCGTGGTGGCCGGATCGAAGCGGACCGACAACTCCCCGCCCTTGAATGCCTGATTGCTGCCGTGGGGAAAGTCTGTCGGCAACTCCAGCGTCGGGGCTTCGGCCAGCTGTGCCTGCCACCATGCCAGCTCTACGGGCTCGGCCGCTTCGCTGCGGATATGCAGATCACTGCAATAGTCGCGATAGGCGTCGGGATTCACGGCGGGCAGCGACTGATCGTTGATCAATGCGAACAGCTCATTGAGCACAATGTAGAACGTGGCCAGATCCGCCGCGATGTGATGAATCACCAGCAACACGGTGTGCTCGGCCTGGCCGTCGCGCGCGTTGCTCAACAGGACTACCCGACTGACGTCCCCCTCTTCCAGTCTGAAGGGAAGATCGGCCATCTCGGTGATGCGTTGCTGCAACGTCGCTGCGTCCGCGTCCTGCATGGCCACACACTGCAACGGCTGGACCCGCTCGCGGTGGCTCCACTGCAACAAATCACCGTTGCGCTCGGCATAGGGCGTGCACAGCATCGGATAGCGCTGCTGGACCGTGGCCCATGCGTCCTGCAGACGTTGGGGCAAGTCCTGGGTAACGAACTGCGGCTTGATCCGTCCGGCGTAGGCAATGTTATAGGCGCAGCTGTCAGGCTCCAGACGTTGAAGAAACCACAACGCCTGCTCGTTATCCGTCAGGGGCCGGGCAGCGAAATAATCAGGGTGCTGCTGCAGCCATTGCCGCACTTCGGCGTCGCGTGCGTGGAGCTCGGCATTGAGCTCATCATCCAGCGCGCCTGGCGACCCGTGCGTAACGATCAATTGACCTTCGGCTATCGATAGGCGAATTCCACGCAGCCAGCAGCGATGCATCAGACGATCGAGCATTTGATGTCCTTGATTGTGCTTGTTCGAAATAGGCCGCCCATTGCGACGGCTTTCTGAAAGTGGGAGGCGATCAGCTCGCCGAGGCAGGCTCGGCCATGGCGACCACGACCTTGCGCGATCCCTGGAAGGTCGAGCGACCGTGAGCCACCAGCATGTTGTCGAGCATCAACACATCACCCGCCTGCCAGGGGAAGCTCACCTGACAGCGTTGCAGGACCTCGCGGATGTGCTCCAGCGCCTCCAGCTCAATCGGCGAGCCGTCACCATAAAACACGTTACGCGGCACGCCCTGCTCCCCGACGATGGAGATCAATGTCTCACGCACCGGCGCTGCAAGGTTGGAGATATGGAACAGATGCGCCTGATTGAACCACACCCAATCACCGGTAACCGGGTGCTGGGCAACGGCCTGGCAGACCTGGCGAGTGGAAAGCTCACCGTCGTCCTTCCACTGGAATTCGATGTTGCTGGCGCGACAGAAACGCTCGACCTGCGAGCGGTCCTCGGTACTGAAAGCCTGTTGCCAGGGCAAGTCCAGGCCGTTGCCGTAATTGCGCACGTACATCAGGCGCTTCTCGGCAAAACGCTGACGGATAGCGGGGTCGAGTTGCTGGTAAACAAGGCGGCTGTCGGCAATGGGTGTTTCACCGCCGACCTGCGAGGGCTGCACACAATGGAACCAGATCTTCATCGGCCAATTCAGCGAATAGGACTGTTCATTGTGCAGCGGGATAACCTGATGGGCCGGGTACTCGGTGGAGGTGTATACCCGGTTGTTGAGCTTGGTGCGCGGGGTGGACGCGTAGTCGTAGGTCAGCAGTTCATGACCGAAGCTACGAGCAAACTCCTCGAAGTCCGCCTCTCCCTTGAACGCAAAACCGCGAAACAAAATGCCACCTGCACGCGGCAACTCAGTTTCTACGACCTGCAAGATCTGCGCTCGACTGGCTTGCCAGGCATCCCCGGCAAGCGGGGCCTGGACTATGAACGGCAGGGTCTGCTCGCTACCCGGTACAACATCCATGAATTGAACCTGTGCACGCACCAAACCGCTTTCCATTTAAGCCCCCCGCCATTGCAATCAGCGTATTTTTCGAGAGCATAAACTAATACAAACGAGTAACACCTGCAATAGAGAATCATTGTCATTAATGACGATTGTATCGCAGATGATACGTTTTACTTGGCCTGCAGCACGCTCTCCCGCTCAGCGATATGCGACATCAGCAAATAGGCAGAACCCAACAGGCCCTGCATCGTATCGGCATAGCGGCTGCGATTGAGGTACAAAAACTGGCGATTTTTCACCGCAAACAGATTCTGCCACTGGGGGGACTGACGAAACGCCGCCGTGCTGGCTTCTGAGTCCAGAAGCTCCTCATACGTGTCGATAATGAAATCACTGTCGAAGTCGCCGATGCGCTCCAGGCTGTACGGCACGTTTTGCCGCGCCTCGCGGTACGCGGCGACACGTCCCAGGCCAAAATCGGTGATGACATCGTCCATGCCACCGCGGCCGATCAACTGGAAACCATCGCTGTAGACTTCCAGCGTCGTGACGGTGATGCGTGAAGGATCTTTCACGCGCTTCTTGAACTCGCTGACGACCCATTGATATTCGTTGAGCATTTCTTCATAGCGCTGCTGCTTGCCGACCAGCTCGGCGAGTTCCTTGGCGTAGGTCTTGATGTCGCTTTCCCGAGCGGGCAGCAGCACGACCGGCGCGATCTTGCTGAGTTTTTCCTTGATGTCGGCGTGATACGACAAGCCAACAATCAAATCCGGCTTCAAGGCTGCGATGGCTTCCAGATCGGGCGACTGGTGCGAGCCGATATACTGGATGCCCGTCACATTGAACCGCTGCTGCGTCCCGCGAAACAACACGTCCGAGAACAGTTTCTTGCGCCCCGTCGAACCACAGGGCTTGACTCCCAGCTCCAGCAACTGGGCCGTCAGGCTGAAGTCATGCAAAGACACAATGCAATGCGGCGCAACAGGCACCTCGACTCGGCCAAAACTGTTTTCGAACACTTTGGTTTCAGCGGCGCCAGCCTGTGCAGCCACCAATGCCAGCGGCACACACAGCATGCCGACCACGCCTCGAAAAAAACCTTTCACCCATTCCCGCACGCATTTACCTCCAGACAATTCAATAAGCACCACTGTGTTTTCAGCGACTGCGCTGACGCGCCAGCAAGACAATCAGATAAGGCGCGCCGATAATTGCGACAACCAGCCCCGCAGGCAACTGCAAAGGCGGGAAAAGCCCCCGGCCCAGGGTGTCACCGGCCAACACCAACAACGCCCCCACCAATGCCGACAAGGGGATCAACGCGCCATGACGGTCACCCGCCATTTGCCGCGCCAGGTGCGGCGCCACCAGCCCGACAAACGTCATGGTGCCCACGTTTGCCACTGCCGCCGCCGTCAACATGACGCTGCACAGTAACAAGGAAATCATGACCCACGTGACATTCAGGCCTCGACTGAGCGCGACTTTTTCACCCAGTTGCAACAGATTCAGCTGACGATGACAGAACAGCAACGGCACCCCGGCCAGCATCAGCCAAATGCCCAGGCTATGGACCTGCGCCCAGCCGGCCCGGTGCAGACTGCCGCCCAGCCACATCAGGGCCGACTCCACTTGGTCGATATTGCCGTAAGTGATGAGCAGGTCGGCCACCGCGCTGAGCATGGCGGTAAGCCCCACGCCGACCAGGATCAAGCGTAACGGCGAGATACCCTGGCGCCAGGACAGCAGCGCGACGAAGAACGCCACCGCCAACCCTCCGGCCAGTGCCGCCAATGGATAAAACTCCAGGGGCAAAAGCGCCGGCCAAAGCACGATGATCAACAACATGGTGACACTGGCGCCTGACTCCACGCCCACCAGGCCCGGCGCCGCCAGAGGGTTACGCGTCAACGACTGCATCAACAGCCCGGCAAGGGACATGGCCGCGCCGGCCAGGACCGCCAGCAAGACACGCGGCAATCGCAGCTCCCAGAGCAGGTTGCGCATGGTCGAATTGACTTGCTCAGGCGCCAGCAAGGCTTGCCATACCTGGGCAACATTCAGCGAGTAGCTGCCAACGGTCAATGCATAGAGCGCCAACCCCACAACGGCAACCATCAGTAACAGCACCGAAATCAAGTCGATCGGTCGGGCTACCCAGGGCAGCAACCGATAGGCTCGGGGCAAGGTCAATCCCGCTCGCATCATCGGACCTTCCTCAATACCAGCACGACAAAAATGGGGCCGCCGATAAGGGCTGTCACGATACCGGTGTTGAGTTCGAACGGACGCACCACGGTTCTTGCCGCGATATCCGCCAGGATCAGCAGCAATGCCCCCAGCAGCGGGGCAGCCAGCAACAGTCGGCGATAGTCATCGCCAAACAGCAACCGCGCCGCATGGGGCACCACCAGGCCGACAAAACCAATGGGCCCCGCCAAGGCCACTGCCCCGCCTGACAACAGCACCACCGACGCCAGGCCGAGCACACGCATTTTCAACAGATTGACGCCCATGCCGGCCGCCGCCTGCGGACCAAGACGATGGGCATTCAATGCGCGGACGTTTACCAGGCACAGGCACATGCCCAGCAAGACATAGGGCCAGACCCAAGCCTGCATCGAGCCCCCGGTCACGCCGATGGAGCCGGTCAGCCAGCGACGCAGACTGTCGAGCCCCTGCTGATCGAGCAGCAACAGGATCGAGGTAATCGCGCTGAACAACGCCGCGATCATCGCCCCGGACAATGTCAGTCGAATCGGGTTGTGCCCCCGCCCCGCCAACATCAGGACACCAATGGAGGCCACCAGTGCGCCCGCAAATGCAAATAAGGGAATCATCGACATATCGTTGCCCGGCAGCACCAGCAAACCGAACACGACGAATAACGCAGCGCCGCTGTTGATGCCGAGAATGCCCGGGTCGGCCAACGGGTTATCACCGACCGCTTGCATGATTGCACCCGCGAGCCCCAGGCTGGCCCCCACCAACATCGCGACCAGCAGACGCGGCAAGCGGCTGCCACGGATGACACTCTGGTCGGGGTTGCCTGGCGCATAGGCGACCAAAGCCTGCCAAGCCTCATGCCAGGGTATGTCCTTGGCGCCGACGGCCAGATGAACCAGCGCCGTCAGGGCAATCGCCACCAATAAACCCAGCCAGACCGGCAACCGTAAACCGTGATTCACATCGCCTCCCGCACAGCCAACGGCTGGCTTCGGCTCGTCTGCGGTACGCATAACGGATCACCGGAATAAGGGTCGGTGATAATGTGCGCATCCAGATCAAACACCGCCTTGAGATTTTCCCGAGTGAATACCTTGGCGGGCGCACCCTGGGCGAGCAAGCGCCCTTCGCGCATCATCACCAGGTGGTCGGCATAACGCGCGGCCTGGTTCAAGTCGTGCAGTACCGCCACGATGGTTTTGCCTTGCTCACGCAGATCAACCAGCAACTCAAGCAGCGTGATCTGATGCGCAATATCGAGAAAGGTCGTTGGCTCATCCAGCAGAATCACTGGCGTATCCTGGGCCAGGGTCATGGCAATCCAGCAACGTTGCAACTGTCCACCCGACAGGGTTGCCAATGAACGATCAAGCAGGGAACTGATGCCGGCCAGGTCAATGGCGCGGTCAATGGCCTGTTGATCCTGTTCGGACCATTGGCGCCACCAGCTCTGCCAGGGAAAACGCCCCTGCATCACGAGCTCACGCACACTCATCCCGGCGGGCGATGTGGTGCGCTGAGGCAGTAGCGCCATCTGTTGCGCCAGCGCCCGACGCGAATGCTGCCCCAACGGCTTTCCCGCCAACTGCACGCTGCCAGCGCTCGGCCGCAACATATGCGCAAGCACATTCAGCAAAGTGGTCTTGCCGCAACCATTGGCCCCGATCAACGCCGTGAAACACCCTTCAGGAATATCCAGGCTGACACCGTTGAGAATCTGCTGTTCGCCATAGCTCAGCCGCACATCGGTGGCTTTCAGCATGACCGTCCCTCCACGCCCAAAAGGCCTGATCGAATGATTCGTCGAGCAACGCCCCCGCGATATTTTTTCGTCCGGTAACACCGTAGGGAGTCGGCCGAGGGGGGCATTAAGTGGCCGACAGGATATGTCGAAAATAAAATAATTGCCTACAAGACTGACAACACTAATGCAAACCCTTATCATTTACAGCTAACATGTGGCCAGTAGACACCAACCCTGATGGTCTATTGATCGAACTGAATCAGGGCATAAGGCCCCCCAAAGCCAAAATGTAAACTCAAGGATTCCCTCGATGCTCGGAACAAAAACAACAGTTGGCACCGGAAAACGTTACGTCGCGCGTCACCCAGCGTTTCACCTGAGCACCCTTGCACTGGCTTTGGGGAGCATCTTTTCAGCCCAGGCGATCGCCGCGCAGGATGACACCCCCGACAAGGGCGCCGCCGTTCAACTCGGCGAAATCAACATCAACGCCGCCCCCCTGGAGAACCCGACTGGCCCGGTCAACGGCAAAGTCGCCTTGCGTAACACCAGCGCCACCAAAACCAACGCGGCCATTACCGAAACGCCGCAGTCGTTGTCCGTGGTGACCGCCGATGAAATGCGCGATCGCAAGTCCGACACCCTGGCCGACACCCTGAGCTACACCCCGGGTTTCACCAGCCAGCCAAGCAGCTTCAACCGGACTTCCGATCGGTTCCGCATTCGTGGCTTCGACGTAGAGTCCGCCACCGGCGGCTCGCTACGCGATGGCATGCGCCTGCAAAACAACTCCTACGATGGCGTCCAGGAACCCTTCGGCCTGGAACGCGTGGAAGTGATCCGCGGCGCGGCGTCGGTACTGTACGGGCAACTGTCCCCAGGTGGATTTGTCAACGGCGTCAGCAAGCGCCCCACCGAAACACCGCTGCATGAATTGGGCCTGCAATACGGCAATCATGATCGCAAGCAACTGACAGCCGACTTCAGCGGCCCCCTCGGCGACAGCGAGACCCTCAGCTATCGCCTGACCATGCTTCAGCGCGACAGTGATACCCAGCAGGACTACGTCAACGACGACAAGACCTACATCGCCCCGGCCCTGACCTGGCGCCCGAACGATGACACCTCGCTGACACTGTTGTCTTTCTATCAAAAAAGTGACACACGCTTCTCCGCCCCCCTGCCCTACCAACTCGTCAAGGGTGTCGGCAACGGACCGTTCACCATCGGCCGCCACGATTTCATCGGTGAGCCTGACTACGACGATATGAATGGCGAAATGTCCGCCATTGGCTACGAGTTCGAACACCGTTTCGACGAGCACACCCGTATCAGCAACAAACTGCGTTACTACGAAGCGGATGTGAAATGGAAATACCTGCAGGCCCAGACGAGTGCGGCGGCCATCAACAGCGCGGCCACTACGGGCATCCTGCGTCGTCAGTACAGCGATCGCCATGAGCGTTCCAGGGCCCTGGCCAGCGACACCAATATCGAGACACGCTGGAACATCGGCGGCATTGAAAATACCTTCTTGGTGGGCGCCGACACCTACGATGCCTCGTACGACTCGCATAACTTCCGGGCCAATGCGCCTTCTATCAATATCGGTGACTACAACTACGGGCAACCGGTAGTGGTGGACAAGAGACAAAGTCGTGATCGTGGCTCAGAGATTGATACCCTGCAGACAGGCATCTACCTGCAAGACCAGATCAAGTTCGACGACCATTGGTTGCTGTTGCTCGGCGGTCGACACGACTGGGCCGACCAGGATCAAAGAGCTTTCGCCACTGGCCAGAAGCTCGACCAGAGCAACGAAGCCACCACCTGGCGTGCCGGCCTTGTTTATCAGGCAGATAACGGCCTGGCCCCGTACATCAGCTACAGCGAATCGTTCTTCCCGGTTGCGGTGGCCGAGGCACCTGGCCAGAAATTCGATCCCACCGAAGGCAAGCAGTACGAAATCGGCATCCGCTACCAGCCCCCTGGCAGCAACACGTTGTTGAGCGCAGCGGTTTATGAGCTGACGCAAGAAAACGTAGTGAAGCGCGACCTGGCGGGCCTAAATCCCCAGCAGATTGGCGAACAGCGCTCCCGCGGACTGGAACTGGAAGCCAAGACAGAGGTGACGCCTCAACTGAGTGTCATTGCGACCTACGCCTACACCGATGCCCGCATTACCAAAAGCGTGATCCAGAGCGAAGTAGGCCAGCGCAGCGAAGATACCCCCTACCACCAGGCCGCCGTATGGGCTGACTACAACTTCGCCCTGCTCGGCTTGCCGCAGTTGAAGATCGGTGGCGGTGCTCGCTATAAGGGAACGACCCAGGCCTCGGGTATCGACTCGCAGATGCCGGCCTATACCCTGTTCGATGCCATGGCCAGCTACCAGATCGACAAGAACTGGGACATCGCCCTCAACGCGAACAATGTGACGAACAAAAAGTACACCTACTGTGAGTTTGCCATCTGCCGCTACGGCGACGAGCGCGAGTTGGTGACGTCCGTTAACTTCAGGTGGTAAGCATGGGCTCGGTCGGCACTCCAGGTGCCGACCGAGCCTTGCAACTGTGCTGAACATCGAAACCCTACGCCGAACTGAATATGGCGAGCCCTCAATGCCTGGGCATTGGATTATTCGGGCGCTCTACATCACGTTGCCTGACCGATTCAGGGCTCACAATGCGGCTCGGTTGAAGCAACCGAGGCGTACACAACAACAGACTGATCTCCTGCGCACTGACCGCTTTGCTGAAGAAGTAACCCTGTATTTCATCGCAGCCGTTTTCACGCAGGAAGCTCAGTTGTTCTTCGGTTTCAACACCTTCGGCAATGACCTTGAGGT includes:
- a CDS encoding TonB-dependent siderophore receptor, translating into MLGTKTTVGTGKRYVARHPAFHLSTLALALGSIFSAQAIAAQDDTPDKGAAVQLGEININAAPLENPTGPVNGKVALRNTSATKTNAAITETPQSLSVVTADEMRDRKSDTLADTLSYTPGFTSQPSSFNRTSDRFRIRGFDVESATGGSLRDGMRLQNNSYDGVQEPFGLERVEVIRGAASVLYGQLSPGGFVNGVSKRPTETPLHELGLQYGNHDRKQLTADFSGPLGDSETLSYRLTMLQRDSDTQQDYVNDDKTYIAPALTWRPNDDTSLTLLSFYQKSDTRFSAPLPYQLVKGVGNGPFTIGRHDFIGEPDYDDMNGEMSAIGYEFEHRFDEHTRISNKLRYYEADVKWKYLQAQTSAAAINSAATTGILRRQYSDRHERSRALASDTNIETRWNIGGIENTFLVGADTYDASYDSHNFRANAPSINIGDYNYGQPVVVDKRQSRDRGSEIDTLQTGIYLQDQIKFDDHWLLLLGGRHDWADQDQRAFATGQKLDQSNEATTWRAGLVYQADNGLAPYISYSESFFPVAVAEAPGQKFDPTEGKQYEIGIRYQPPGSNTLLSAAVYELTQENVVKRDLAGLNPQQIGEQRSRGLELEAKTEVTPQLSVIATYAYTDARITKSVIQSEVGQRSEDTPYHQAAVWADYNFALLGLPQLKIGGGARYKGTTQASGIDSQMPAYTLFDAMASYQIDKNWDIALNANNVTNKKYTYCEFAICRYGDERELVTSVNFRW
- a CDS encoding FecCD family ABC transporter permease, giving the protein MMRAGLTLPRAYRLLPWVARPIDLISVLLLMVAVVGLALYALTVGSYSLNVAQVWQALLAPEQVNSTMRNLLWELRLPRVLLAVLAGAAMSLAGLLMQSLTRNPLAAPGLVGVESGASVTMLLIIVLWPALLPLEFYPLAALAGGLAVAFFVALLSWRQGISPLRLILVGVGLTAMLSAVADLLITYGNIDQVESALMWLGGSLHRAGWAQVHSLGIWLMLAGVPLLFCHRQLNLLQLGEKVALSRGLNVTWVMISLLLCSVMLTAAAVANVGTMTFVGLVAPHLARQMAGDRHGALIPLSALVGALLVLAGDTLGRGLFPPLQLPAGLVVAIIGAPYLIVLLARQRSR
- a CDS encoding ABC transporter ATP-binding protein, with product MLKATDVRLSYGEQQILNGVSLDIPEGCFTALIGANGCGKTTLLNVLAHMLRPSAGSVQLAGKPLGQHSRRALAQQMALLPQRTTSPAGMSVRELVMQGRFPWQSWWRQWSEQDQQAIDRAIDLAGISSLLDRSLATLSGGQLQRCWIAMTLAQDTPVILLDEPTTFLDIAHQITLLELLVDLREQGKTIVAVLHDLNQAARYADHLVMMREGRLLAQGAPAKVFTRENLKAVFDLDAHIITDPYSGDPLCVPQTSRSQPLAVREAM
- a CDS encoding FecCD family ABC transporter permease; this translates as MNHGLRLPVWLGLLVAIALTALVHLAVGAKDIPWHEAWQALVAYAPGNPDQSVIRGSRLPRLLVAMLVGASLGLAGAIMQAVGDNPLADPGILGINSGAALFVVFGLLVLPGNDMSMIPLFAFAGALVASIGVLMLAGRGHNPIRLTLSGAMIAALFSAITSILLLLDQQGLDSLRRWLTGSIGVTGGSMQAWVWPYVLLGMCLCLVNVRALNAHRLGPQAAAGMGVNLLKMRVLGLASVVLLSGGAVALAGPIGFVGLVVPHAARLLFGDDYRRLLLAAPLLGALLLILADIAARTVVRPFELNTGIVTALIGGPIFVVLVLRKVR